In Bombina bombina isolate aBomBom1 chromosome 6, aBomBom1.pri, whole genome shotgun sequence, a single genomic region encodes these proteins:
- the LOC128663189 gene encoding uncharacterized protein LOC128663189 isoform X2, whose translation MKRLEMQTPKRPCKTDLKRQLNFNRIDGPTDCGSDKMQQAPKSDVTLKPKTTVVTAIVHKQPVNKVPNECVKQALKASTTVSSRSRSKQTHPISSVASRKSIAVEDIITTIDDDEKSPTAVPTHCRAKGFSNNPKKSLNSLQLPGLGQKTQHTNTTKKSCVKRKPSGENNAQNTKKRTIVKNSGNILKPVVPLQDITNTVKKNTCFSVGAPRICSSRCESLEAVIIQKDITINNLIETINSILKTSNLYFQQTPMTN comes from the exons ATGAAAcg ATTGGAGATGCAGACACCAAAGAGACCTTGTAAAACAGATTTAAAACGACAGCTGAATTTTAACAGAATTGATGGACCTACTGATTGTGGGAGTGATAAAATGCAACAGGCACCAAAAAGTG atgTAACATTGAAACCTAAAACAACAGTCGTTACGGCAATAGTTCACAAGCAACCAGTAAATAAGGTTCCCAATGAATGTGTAAAACAAGCACTAAAAGCCTCTACTACTG TCTCATCACGCTCCAGAAGTAAACAAACACACCCCATTTCATCTGTGGCTTCTAGAAAATCTATAGCTGTAGAAGACATCATAACCACCATTGATGATGATGAAAAGTCTCCAACAGCAGTACCCACACATTGCAGAGCCAAGGGTTTTTCTAACAATCCAAAAAAATCTTTGAATTCTCTACAATTACCAGGTTTGGGACAgaaaacacaacacacaaacacaactaAGAAATCATGTGTTAAAAGAAAACCTAGTGGTGAGAATAATgctcaaaatacaaaaaaaagaactaTAGTAAAAAATTCTGGTAATATCTTAAAACCTGTTGTTCCACTGCAGGATATCACAAACACAGTAAAAAAGAACACATGTTTCAGCGTAGGGGCTCCACGGATATGTAGTTCAAGGTGTGAGAGCTTAGAAGCAGTTATCATTCAAAAAGACATTACCATTAAC
- the LOC128664491 gene encoding uncharacterized protein F54H12.2-like: protein MAFIHNGSLECAKSELDIFQIQPTQTSIEKSLYVEIQPLTAIIENAPLEFYIAGSGDHYFDLNNTLLFITCKIVKQDNTPPPEGARVSLINYPLSTLFNQVDVTLGDRLVSQSNNLYAYRGYIETILNYSADTLSTQFTGGLFYKDTAGHHDTRVLGGDNQGFNKRAHMLERGKTIELLGHLHSDLFFQEKLMLNGIDLKIKLTRNKDAFCLMSSEAEQYKVQILNASLFVKRVQISPAVRIGHAQGLLTANAKYALDRVGLKVYSIAAGSRVCNQENLFLGQLPKLVVIGFVDNDAFSGAYDKNPLCFKHNHVNFAALYLDGEQIPTKPFQPDFENGNAVREYISLVNIAGKQNCGSAILINRDEYINGYTLFAFDLTPDGESGSHYSLIRSGNLRAKIRFSRALERTVNMIVYSVFDNIIEINQRREVLYDYL from the coding sequence atggcgTTTATTCATAATGGATCCTTAGAATGTGCCAAGTCAGAATTGGATATTTTTCAAATACAGCCTACACAAACAAGTATAGAAAAATCACTCTATGTGGAAATACAACCCCTGACAGCAATTATTGAAAATGCACCTTTAGAGTTCTATATAGCTGGAAGTGGAGATCATTATTTTGATCTGAACAACACCCTTTTGTTCATAACATGTAAAATTgttaaacaagacaatacaccacctCCTGAGGGGGCCCGAGTCAGCCTCATCAACTATCCACTGTCCACACTGTTTAATCAAGTGGATGTCACATTAGGAGACAGACTTGTATCACAATCAAATAATCTTTACGCTTACCGTGGGTACATTGAAACAATTCTTAATTATAGTGCTGATACACTATCAACGCAATTCACAGGTGGACTGTTTTATAAAGATACAGCGGGTCACCATGACACACGTGTCTTGGGTGGAGACAATCAAGGTTTTAACAAAAGAGCGCACATGTTAGAAAGGGGTAAAACTATTGAATTACTAGGTCATCTTCACAGTGACCTGTTTTTCCAAGAAAAGTTAATGTTAAACGGAATTGATTTGAAAATAAAACTTACTAGAAATAAAGATGCATTTTGTCTTATGTCTTCAGAAGCAGAACAGTATAAAGTACAAATCTTGAATGCATCACTTTTTGTCAAAAGAGTGCAAATATCACCAGCAGTGCGAATAGGTCATGCGCAAGGCCTGCTAACAGCAAATGCAAAATATGCTCTGGATAGAGTCGGACTGAAAGTGTATTCTATCgctgcaggtagccgtgtatgTAATCAAGAAAATTTATTTCTGGGACAATTACCAAAGCTTGTGGTTATAGGATTTGTAGACAATGATGCCTTCTCAGGAGCTTATGACAAGAATCCACTATGTTTCAAACACAACCATGTAAATTTTGCTGCACTCTATCTGGATGGTGAGCAAATACCAACAAAGCCATTTCAACCAGATTTTGAAAATGGAAATGCAGTACGTGAATATATTTCTCTAGTGAACATTGCAGGAAAGCAGAATTGTGGCTCTGCAATCCTAATTAACAGAGATGAATATATAAATGGATACACCCTTTTTGCCTTTGATCTCACACCCGATGGAGAAAGTGGATCTCATTACTCTCTTATACGTAGCGGTAATCTGAGAGCTAAAATTCGATTTTCAAGAGCACTTGAGAGAACTGTTAACATGATTGTATACAGTGTTTTTGACAACATTATTGAAATCAATCAAAGACGAGAAGTTTTGTAtgattatttataa